A window of Hemibagrus wyckioides isolate EC202008001 linkage group LG03, SWU_Hwy_1.0, whole genome shotgun sequence contains these coding sequences:
- the alox5a gene encoding polyunsaturated fatty acid 5-lipoxygenase translates to MPTYTVTVATGSQWFAGTDDYIYLTLVGTERCSERTLLDKPLYNDFERGAVDSYDVKVSENLGDIELIKIEKKKYWMHDDWYCKNITVKTPDGDYIEFPCFRWVVDDKEVILRDGRARLPQHEKARMAKQHRRKELENRQKTYRWKEWHPGFPMSIDANTYKELPRDIQFDSEKGIDFALNYSKAIENLCVNQFMHMFQSSWGDFADFERIFMRIKNTISEYVMQHWKEDFMFGYQFLNGCNPVMIKKCTEIPDKFPVTHEMVKDCLERDLTLENELKAGNLYLADYEIMEDITANATDPCTLQYLAAPVCLLYKNTQNKVLPIAIQLNQTPGEDNPIFLPTDNEHDWLLAKIWVRSSDFHVHQTVTHLLRTHLISEVFGIAMFRQLPAVHPVYKLLVPHIRFTIAINTKAREQLICECGLFDKANGTGGGGHVELVQKAMKTFTYKSLCFPDSIKARGMDSKEELPSYFYRDDGNRVWEIIKSFVEDVVNIYYDSDETVLGDEEIQAFVKDVCSFGMQDSDCCEFPKTLQNREQLVEYLTAVIFTASAQHAAINFGQYDWCSWIPNSPPTMRKPPPTKKGQVDITFIVNSLPDRGRSCWHLGAVWALSQFQENELFLGMYPDEHFIEKPVKKAMETFREKLNELSKAIKIRNEGKNLPYYYLSPDRIPNSVAV, encoded by the exons ATGCCTACATACACTGTGACTGTTGCCACAGGCTCTCAGTGGTTCGCGGGTACTGATGACTATATCTACCTGACTTTGGTGGGGACAGAGCGCTGCAGTGAGAGAACACTTCTGGATAAACCACTATATAATGACTTTGAACGAGGAGCG GTGGACTCATATGATGTCAAAGTCTCAGAGAACCTCGGTGACATAGAGCTCATAAAGATTGAGAAGAAAAAGTACTGGATGCATGACGACTGGTATTGTAAAAACATTACAGTGAAGACACCCGATGGAGATTACATTGAGTTCCCTTGTTTTCGCTGGGTAGTGGACGACAAAGAGGTGATACTTCGAGATGGCAGAG CTCGCCTGCCTCAGCATGAAAAAGCCAGAATGGCGAAACAACACAGACGCAAGGAGCTGGAAAACAGACAGAAGACTTACAG ATGGAAGGAGTGGCACCCTGGCTTTCCCATGAGCATCGATGCAAATACTTATAAAGAGCTGCCACGAGATATCCAGTTTGACAGTGAAAAAGGAATCGATTTCGCCCTGAATTACAGTAAAGC GATAGAGAACCTCTGTGTTAACCAGTTTATGCACATGTTCCAGTCCTCATGGGGAGATTTTGCAGATTTTGAGCGGATATTTATGAGGATCAAGAACACAATATCAG AGTATGTGATGCAGCACTGGAAAGAAGACTTTATGTTCGGATATCAGTTTTTAAATGGCTGCAATCCTGTGATGATCAAGAAGTGTACAGAAATACCAGATAAGTTTCCAGTCACACATGAAATGGTGAAAGACTGCTTGGAAAGAGATCTCACACTGGAAAATGAGCTTAAG GCAGGAAACTTGTATTTAGCAGACTATGAGATCATGGAGGACATCACCGCTAATGCTACAGATCCTTGCACCCTGCAGTATTTAGCGGCACCTGTTTGCTTGCTGTACAAGAACACTCAGAACAAAGTTTTGCCAATCGCCATACAG CTAAACCAAACCCCAGGGGAAGACAACCCAATCTTTCTGCCTACTGATAATGAGCATGACTGGTTGCTGGCCAAGATCTGGGTGAGGTCTTCGGACTTTCACGTGCACCAGACAGTGACACATCTCCTGAGGACCCATCTGATTTCGGAGGTTTTTGGCATCGCTATGTTCCGACAGTTGCCCGCCGTTCATCCCGTGTACAAG TTGCTTGTGCCACATATTCGTTTCACAATTGCTATCAATACAAAAGCACGCGAGCAACTCATCTGTGAATGTGGACTCTTTGACAAG GCTAATGGCACAGGTGGAGGTGGCCATGTAGAGCTAGTCCAGAAAGCCATGAAGACTTTCACCTATAAGTCCTTGTGCTTTCCGGACTCTATAAAGGCCCGAGGCATGGACAGCAAGGAGGAGCTTCCTTCTTACTTCTACAGAGATGATGGCAACAGAGTGTGGGAAATAATCAAAAG TTTTGTGGAGGATGTGGTGAACATATATTATGATAGTGACGAAACAGTGCTGGGGGATGAGGAGATACAGGCATTTGTCAAAGATGTCTGCAGCTTTGGAATGCAAGATTCTGATTGTTGTG AGTTTCCGAAAACATTGCAGAACCGAGAGCAGCTGGTGGAGTACCTGACTGCTGTAATCTTCACAGCTTCTGCACAACACGCTGCCATCAACTTTGGCCAG TATGACTGGTGTTCATGGATCCCAAATTCTCCGCCTACTATGCGGAAACCACCGCCTACAAAGAAGGGTCAGGTTGATATCACATTCATCGTGAACAGTCTGCCAGACCGTGGTCGCTCCTGCTGGCATCTTGGAGCGGTTTGGGCTCTTAGTCAGTTCCAAGAAAATGAG TTGTTCTTAGGCATGTATCCTGATGAACACTTCATTGAGAAACCGGTGAAGAAAGCTATGGAGACTTTCCGGGAGAAGCTGAACGAGCTATCCAAAGCCATCAAAATTCGCAACGAGGGGAAGAATCTCCCCTACTACTACCTGTCTCCAGACAGGATCCCGAACAGTGTGGCAGTGTGA